A stretch of DNA from Prochlorococcus marinus str. SB:
ACTAGAGGCAGGTTATCCTTTATTTTGCAAAGCTCTTAGACTATTAATTTTAAAAGGTAACTCAGTTAAAGATATTGAAAAGACAGTGTGTTGGAGTCATCTTGAAACTTTAAATAGATGTTTACCTAGTAGATATAAAGCCCCCACATATTTAATGGCCTTAATCAAAAGAGATATTGCGAAGCCAAATAGTTATTAAAAAGAACTAATCTTCTAAATAAAACTTATCAATATCCTTTGAAAAGTCTTTTTCCCTCTCTGATATTTCTTTATTATCTAAAAATATTGAAAGACTTACAAAATTCTTACCGAAGCTGATATTAGGATAAATATCCTTTTCTTTGCATAATTTCTCAATTTTCTCCATAAATTTACTAATTTTTGAGTATTGCTCAAATTCAAATCTTTTTTCAATCCTCAAAGGTGATTCTCTTTCATTCCACATTAAATTCCTTATACAACACTAATTACACTATACATTCAACAAAGTTTCTCAAT
This window harbors:
- a CDS encoding DUF3136 domain-containing protein, yielding MSAAKLNIDELEAGYPLFCKALRLLILKGNSVKDIEKTVCWSHLETLNRCLPSRYKAPTYLMALIKRDIAKPNSY
- a CDS encoding 4a-hydroxytetrahydrobiopterin dehydratase gives rise to the protein MWNERESPLRIEKRFEFEQYSKISKFMEKIEKLCKEKDIYPNISFGKNFVSLSIFLDNKEISEREKDFSKDIDKFYLED